In Lacrimispora indolis DSM 755, a genomic segment contains:
- a CDS encoding AAA family ATPase: protein MKKLAIYGKGGIGKSTTVSNVSAAMAAMGLTVMQIGCDPKADSTCNLTGGRNISTVLNTLRENGDAELGDLVVKSSTGVLCVESGGPVPGVGCAGRGIITAFEKLEELDAYEVFKPDVVLYDVLGDVVCGGFAMPIRGGYADQVCIVTSGEMMSLYAAANIAHAVKSFGKRGYASLRGLILNAKNIEGENELVDKAAAEIETSVIYRLPRNPLVQQAEAEGKTVVEAFPDSDMANHYKALATLLLDGGEGS, encoded by the coding sequence CAAGTCTACCACCGTTTCCAATGTATCGGCGGCAATGGCGGCAATGGGGCTGACCGTCATGCAGATTGGCTGCGACCCGAAGGCAGACTCCACGTGCAACCTGACAGGCGGCAGGAACATTTCTACGGTTTTAAATACCCTGCGGGAGAACGGCGATGCAGAGCTGGGTGATTTGGTGGTCAAAAGCAGCACCGGTGTGCTCTGTGTGGAATCGGGCGGGCCGGTGCCCGGCGTGGGCTGTGCGGGCCGTGGCATCATCACCGCCTTTGAAAAGCTGGAAGAATTGGACGCCTATGAAGTCTTTAAGCCAGATGTTGTTCTCTATGACGTATTGGGCGACGTGGTGTGCGGGGGCTTCGCCATGCCTATCCGGGGCGGATACGCCGACCAGGTGTGCATCGTGACCTCGGGGGAGATGATGTCCCTCTATGCCGCCGCAAATATAGCCCATGCCGTCAAGAGCTTCGGCAAGCGGGGTTATGCTTCCCTGCGGGGACTGATCCTCAACGCTAAAAATATCGAGGGTGAAAACGAGCTGGTAGACAAAGCGGCAGCGGAGATTGAAACAAGCGTCATCTACCGCCTGCCACGGAATCCCCTGGTGCAGCAGGCGGAAGCAGAGGGCAAAACCGTGGTAGAGGCATTCCCGGACTCCGATATGGCGAACCATTACAAGGCGCTGGCAACATTGCTGCTGGACGGAGGCGAAGGATCATGA